CGACAGATATGATTTACCCTATGTGGCCATTGGTTTTATGTTGAGTGGCTTTGGTATTGGGGGATTAATTTACAGCCGTTGTGTGCAGTGGCTAGTAAGGCGCTTGGGGGAAATTGGTTTGATGGGTGTAGGCGGAATTTTAATGTCTATCTGCTTTTTAGGAATTGCGCTTTTACCCAACTGGGGATTTTTCATTCCCTTGAGTGTGTTGATGGGGTTAGGTTTTTATATGATGCACAGCACACTGCAAACCCAAGCCACAGAATTAGCACCAGAAGCTAGAGGTACTGCGGTTTCCTTGTTTGCCTTTAATTTATTTATTGGTCAAGGAATTGGTGCGGCGGTGTTTGGCAGAGTTGTAGATAATTATGGTTATGTTCCCTGCTTTATTATCGCTGGAGTTGCGATCGCTTTTCTTGGCTTGTGGCTAGTTCAACGCAAGAAAAATCATATTTAGTAAAAGCATCATAAAAATCTCTAAAAAAAAATCTCCTCTGTACTAACAGAGGAGTTAGTCAAAGCTGTTTAATTCAAAATCCAAAATATAAAATTGGTATTATAGCCGTAGTCAGATACGTTAGGACATTTCCAAAGCCTGAATGCTAGAAGTAGTAAGACTTTCCCTCCTGCCTCCTGCCTTCTGCCTTCTGCTATACCTTCTACATCACTTAACTTCTTCATACCAAATACCAACGTTTTCAAAAGCCGAATACGCAAGCTTAAGAAAATTGATTACTCGCTGTTTACTAATAATCCCAAATTCCTTATACTCTCTTGCATCCGCAAAAGATAATCTGTGCTGGTCTATTATATTTCTTTCTTTATACGCCAGTTTTGGAAAATCTATTGCCTTAATATTATATTTTTTTACTATTTCTTGTATTGTGGCATCTGAGTTTACGTGTTCCCAGTCATCGCATAAACCTAAATTTCTCACCAACACATGAGGAATTTTTCCCTCATAAGCACTTACAGACTGCTTAAATAGATTTAGACTGTCATATCCTCCTGTTGATACAAACCATTTACAAAAATCTACTCCTTGAGCTTCTCCCAGTTCAATTAAATGGTTTTTCTCAATCCATCCCTTAACCGCTCTATGAGATTGTGCGGCTAAATTAGCAATTACTGTCTTATTCATTGCTATTTCAAATATCTTATCTGCCTTATCAGCGTGTCTTTCTTCCTCTGTAAACACTGCATACTGACATATCCCTTTGTACACCCCAGCTACATCTGGATTTGACCTATCTGTTTCTACAGGTACAAACGGCATATTCTTATCTAGACAATACTGAATCATTGTTCTAGCTACTAGAGACTTTCCTACTCCTCCCTTTTCTCCGTCTATCAAATGGATTCTTGGCATATTTGCACCTCTCTATTTTTAGACCTAGTATTGATTAAATTCATTTACAATATCATCCTTTGGTTGAGATTCACTGGTAGTTCGTCGCCTAGTGCTTCTACCTGCTCTCCCAGATGGCTTTTTCTCTCGTGTTACTGATTGCTCTTTTTGATTGCTATCAGCCGTTTTCACGACTTTTACATTTTCGGTTGCTGCTGGTACATTTTCAGGTACTAACTCAGTCTGTTTAACTTTAAGTGACGTTCCTCCTCGCTGACGATTAGATTTTTGCTTATCAACCTCATTCAAGTATTGCTTAAGCGTAGCTGCGGAAATCTTGATTTCCTGCTTTGCAAGTATCTCTGATAAATCTGTATAACTGTAACCTTTCTGCAAAGCCGATTGTAATTTCTCGCGTAGAAAATAAATACTTTCCCGCAACGATAACTCATCTTTGGCTTTTTCTTCTAGCTTCTCTAGTTCTGATAGAGTTGTCTGAAGTTTATCAAGAGGAATCTTTTGTCCCGTCTTTATACGTGCCATCTATTCTGCTACTGGTCAAAATTTTACTCATGTTAACACTGCTTTCAATTAGCATCTACTGCTATCTCACCTATTAACCAAACTTTACCTTATGAGGACTTATGCACTGAGGTTATCTATGGTTTGTACCTCTATACCCTTGGCTAAACCCTGATGCTTCGTTTTCATGCGTAAGTCCTACCTATATTCCTCTTTTCGGTTGAGCTACTTATGTCTTGGGTAGGGTTAAACACCTATTGCCTCTTTGTTACGGTTGCTAGTGACATTGATTAATAGCAACCGCAATCATTATGACTTTTACACAAACAGGTGACCAAACGATTCGTGAATACGTCCAATCATGGCAGAATTTGGATGCAGACGAACAGCTAGCTTTGTTCTGGTTTGTCTACAAAGAAATGGGACATTCCATTACACCAGCCGCTCCAGGTGCTAGTACTGTTTCTCCCGAAATTGCCGAAGGTTTATTCAATCAAGTCAAAGAATTAGACCACGAAGCGCAATTGCAACTACAACGCGACTTGATTAACAATGTAGATACTCAACTGACCCGTGAATATGGCTCAATTGGCGATACCACTAAGCTGCTATTCTGGTATCGTTTATCTCAAGGTATGGATGAAGGCACTATCGTTTCTTTCCCTGCTGACTACAAACTTTCTGCGGAATCTCAACGACTGTTTGAAAGAATCAAAGGTTTAGAATTTCAGCAGCAAATCACTCTTTTCCGCGATTACGTTTCCCCAATGGGTGCAGAAGCAAAACCCGGCGCAGAAATTTAGGCTAACGTTAACTAATAGCTGATTTCTCGCACAAATTGACCCCCCTAAATTCCTTTAAAAAAGCTACGGTGTACACACAAATTGTCATACACTTGGGTTTTACTGCCTTCATTCCCCATTGCAAAGTGTGGAAATAGAAGAATTAAATTCCCTCCCCTTAAGAAAGCTACGGTGTACACACAAGTCTGACAACCTACTCCCACAACGTTTTGATCCTCCTACAACATAGAGATGTATGTACACCGTAGCCTTAAGAAAGGGGAGAGTTAGAGAAAGGTAATACCAGATTCATCAACTACTTTCATAGTTGTGTACCTGTAGCTTAAAAAAAGGGAAGATGCTAAATTCTTTTGATAGAGCTTAAAAGCATTTAATAATTTATAGAAAATCTTTTAAGAAAACTGTTGATACTCTAGAAAGACAGAGATATTGCCGTCATAAGTATCTATAATCTTTTCGGCAACATTTTTTAAATCTGATAGATTACTATTAAAACAATCTATCAAAATGCCCCAATCGTCTTCATGAAGACTAAATAAGCCCATTCCTGAAAGAATCTGCCTTATCTGTTTCTGACTAGAAACTTCTTCATTTGCAATATTAATACTACTCTTAAAATTAAGAATATTAGGTAGATTTAACACTATGCCAGTATTTTCAAATTGCTGGTCTTGTAAAGTTAATTTACCTAATTGAAAAGTTGTTATTTCTTTATCGCTACGCATTAAATATAATTATCCTGTTTACATAAATTAATGAGGAAAGTATATTCAGTTTTGGACAACAGTTTTGCCAAAATCTGAGCCAAGGTAGATCAATATACTAAGACATTTAACTACTTCGTTTTTGTCAATTAGCAATTTCTTTACCAAAAATTAATTTAT
Above is a genomic segment from Nostoc sp. MS1 containing:
- a CDS encoding mobilization protein; translation: MPRIHLIDGEKGGVGKSLVARTMIQYCLDKNMPFVPVETDRSNPDVAGVYKGICQYAVFTEEERHADKADKIFEIAMNKTVIANLAAQSHRAVKGWIEKNHLIELGEAQGVDFCKWFVSTGGYDSLNLFKQSVSAYEGKIPHVLVRNLGLCDDWEHVNSDATIQEIVKKYNIKAIDFPKLAYKERNIIDQHRLSFADAREYKEFGIISKQRVINFLKLAYSAFENVGIWYEEVK
- a CDS encoding orange carotenoid protein N-terminal domain-containing protein, coding for MTFTQTGDQTIREYVQSWQNLDADEQLALFWFVYKEMGHSITPAAPGASTVSPEIAEGLFNQVKELDHEAQLQLQRDLINNVDTQLTREYGSIGDTTKLLFWYRLSQGMDEGTIVSFPADYKLSAESQRLFERIKGLEFQQQITLFRDYVSPMGAEAKPGAEI